The region CGTTGCTGACAGCAATTATTTCGTCATCGAAGGTGACGAATACGATACGGCGTTTTTCGATAAGAAACCAAAGTTTATGTCGTATCTGCCCGAGATCGCCATTGTGAATAATATCGAATTCGATCACGCTGACATCTACAAAGACCTCGACGCGATCAAGTGGCAGTTCTCGCGGCTGATGAATCTCGTTCCTGGGAACGGCCGCCTGATCTGCGGCATCGACTCGCCGGCAGTCGGTGAGGTTCTCGCTTCGATGGAAGGGAAGTTGTACACGACGGTTGAAACTTTTGGGCTGTCGTCCGAAGCTAAATGGCAAGCCCGCGACCTTGAGTTTGCGGGCAACGGAACGAGATTCAAAGTTTATTGTGAAGACAAATTGTGGGGCGAATTTACGACGAAAATGATCGGCGAATTCAACGTTCGCAATACGCTCGCTGTCATTATCGCAGCCGATGCGTGGGGCATTTCGCAAGAAAAGATGCAGCAGGCATTCGACACGTTTAAGTCGGTAAAACGTCGTATGGAAGTTCGGGGAGTCGAGCGTGGTGTGACGGTGATAGACGATTTTGCTCATCATCCGACAGCGGTAGATGAAACCCTAAAAGCTCTGCGGCAAAGGTATCCTGACAATCGTGTGATCGCCGTTTTCGAGCCGCGTTCAAGGTCGTCGCGGCTGTCGATCTTTGAGGAACAATACAAAAGAGCCTTCACACACGCCGATCAAATAATCATCGCCAGCGTCTTTAATCCCGAAGACGCCAAACGATTTGGCGACACGTTGCTCGATGTCGAAAAACTCGTCGCGGACATTGCCGCGTCAGGAAAGACGGCCACAACATTCGCTGATGCCGACGTTATCGTCGAACACCTTGCACCGCTAATGACAGACGGCGACGTTATTGCGGTGATGTCAAACGGCGGCTTTGGCGGTATTCACGAGAAACTTCTCAAAGTCCTGAAAGGAAATTAACCACAAAGTCACGAAGGGCACAAAGAAATTAAAAAAACCTTTATGGCCTTCGTGACTTT is a window of Chloracidobacterium sp. DNA encoding:
- the mpl gene encoding UDP-N-acetylmuramate:L-alanyl-gamma-D-glutamyl-meso-diaminopimelate ligase codes for the protein MHYHLIGICGTAMASLAGMLQARGHKVTGSDQNVYPPMSTQLEALGIEIIQGYKAENTDLPRDITVVGNTIMRGNPELEEVLNRRLEYRSQAETVREEFIRGRRSLVVAGTHGKTTTTSIAAWLCEVGGLDPTFLVGGVVQNFGQSFRVADSNYFVIEGDEYDTAFFDKKPKFMSYLPEIAIVNNIEFDHADIYKDLDAIKWQFSRLMNLVPGNGRLICGIDSPAVGEVLASMEGKLYTTVETFGLSSEAKWQARDLEFAGNGTRFKVYCEDKLWGEFTTKMIGEFNVRNTLAVIIAADAWGISQEKMQQAFDTFKSVKRRMEVRGVERGVTVIDDFAHHPTAVDETLKALRQRYPDNRVIAVFEPRSRSSRLSIFEEQYKRAFTHADQIIIASVFNPEDAKRFGDTLLDVEKLVADIAASGKTATTFADADVIVEHLAPLMTDGDVIAVMSNGGFGGIHEKLLKVLKGN